CATGAGTGCAAAAAGAAATTCAAGGCCACTCATTATCGGTGCACCAAGAGTAAAGGTCAGTTGAAATATAGCCCATACCACCAATAAAAAAATTGGCAGCCCAAGCACCCTGTTGAGCACCACCATGTCGATATAGTCGGTGGGTGTTGCCTTTACTCCTCCCGGTTGACGGACACACTCCTGCATGGCGCCCCGGATAAAGGCATGACGATCTTCGGTAATGAGCATCTCAGGCTCTGAATCATGCAGCCGCTCAGCCTCCCGAAGGGCATCCTGAAGGGCAAGCTCAACCTTGAGCCAGACAGGGTACTGCTGAACCTCGTGATAAACTTCCCGGTCATTCTCCAGAAGCTTTATGGCAAGCCATCTGGCATTGAATTCGCCGAGTTCCTTCTGATGAGTGAGAAGAGTGGTAATTTTTTCAACCGATGCTTCAAGTTCCGGACGAAAAAACAGCTTGTTTTTATGAATCTCAATATCCTTCCGGGAGAGCCGGATAATGTGATCGAGCAACGAATCAAGTCCCCTGCCTTTTTTGGCAGAAGTCGGGACAATATGACAGCCGAGCAGCTTCTGTAACTGTTTGATCTCAATGGTAATGCCCTTCTCCTCGACCTCATCGATCATATTGAGGGCTACGAGAAAATCAACTTCAAGCTCCATGAGCTGCGTTGTCAGCAGAAGGTTCCTCTCCAGATTTGACCCCTCAAGAACATTCACAACAACATCAGGTCGTTCCTTGATAAGATACTCCCTTGTAACAATCTCCTCAGGAGAGTAAGGGGTAAGGGAATAAATTCCTGGCAGGTCAACCACGGTGATATGGTACCCCTTATACTCAAGATACCCCTCATATTTTTCAACAGTCACCCCCGAAAAATTCCCCACTTTCTGGTGAGATCCGGTCAACGCATTGAATAAAGAGGATTTACCGCAGTTTGGATTACCTGCAAGCGCAACCGTGATCGTTCTCTGCTCACTCATGTTTTGCTGCCTGACATGGGAAGGGCATCTCCAACCTCTCCTACTTTACAAACCATGACCCCATCTGCCTCGGTTTTTCTCATAGCAAAATACAGACCCTTGAAAAAAATCTCAATCGGATCACCGAGTGGAGCAACCCTCAGCACCTTGAATCTGGTACCCTTGATCAATCCCATATCCATAATCCTTCGACGGATGACATGCTCTGCCTTCAGTGCTGTTACTTCAGCTTTATCACCCACCTTCAATTCCGATAAACGCATACCTGCATCTCCTGCAAAACAATAAATAAAATCCGGACAATTCATATCCTATATAACGACCAGAGGCACGAAAAAATTGCATCTCTTCTTTCCAAAAATCAACTACCCATGTACCTCCGGCAATCCGGGAAAGGGGGGCCAACCCATCTGGTTTCCACCGATAAGGTGCCCGTGGATGTGGAAAACGCTCTGCAGGGCATCCTTGCCCGTATTAAAAACCAGCCTGTAGCCAGACTCCCGAATACCGATGATTTCTGCCACAATACCCGCAGCAAGAAGGATCTGGCCAGCGGCCGCTTCATCTTCCGGGGTGAGATCGCTCAGCGAAGCGATATGCCGAACAGGAATAATCAATACATGCTGAGGAGTTATGGGCGTGATATCCCGGAATGCAACAACATGATCATTACGATAAACAATACTGGCGGGAATCTCTCCTCGAACGATCCTGCAAAAGAGACAATCAGGCTCCTGATGTATCATATGGATTAACTTTTTGACTGCTTGATAGGGTTTTCAAGGCTCTTTGAACATGCATAACTTCCAACGAAACCGCACGTCGATAATGTACGTAAATGCGCATGAAGAGAAAAGAATCGGAACTCCCTGATAACCCGAAAAACGTCACGATACAGGATGGGAATCCGGAGGGTGCCCATCCTCCGGAGCCCTCTCTTCCTTCAACCTTGAAGCAAGCACCTTGTCGATCCTCTGACCATCCAGATCAACAATCTCCAGCGTCCAGTTTTCCCAAACCATAATATCACCAGTCCTTGGCATCCGCCCGAGCAGCCACATCATCAGGCCGCTGAGGGTATGATAGAGCCCCTTATCTTCTTCGGGTACACACTTCAGCTCAAGCGTATCTTTCAGTTCGGGCACAGGAATGAGTCCATCGAGCAACCAGGAGCCATCCTGACGTTCAACAGCCCATGAATCCTCAAGATTGCGGGGAACAAACTCCCCGGTCACCGCTTCAAGCATATCCTGAAGGGTAACAAGCCCCTGAATTTCGCCATACTCGTCAACCACAAAGACCATCTGCGAACCAGAAGTCCGGAAATGGTCGAGTAACTCCATGCCTGTAAGCGTTTCGGGAACATAGACACAGGGCTGGAGTTGCGAAGTAAACTCCGTAAGCCCCCCTTTCAGGGTTTTTGATAAAAGCTGTTTGGCATTGACCACGCCAAGCAGGGATTGCAACCCACCATTGCAAACAGGAAAACGGGAGTGCTCTGATTCTGTCACTCTGTTGATATTTTCTTCAAGAGGCCGTGAAACGTCAAGAGAGACAATATCGGCTCTCGGAACCATCAGCGATCCCAGTTGACGATCATCAAGACGAAAAACATTACGCACCATTTCGTGCTCATGCTGCTCAATCACCCCGGCTTCAGAGCCCTCCTCAAGCATGGCATGAATCTCTTCCTCGGTAACACTCGGGGTGGCTTGGGGGTAATTCCCCGTCAGACGGAGAATGGCATCGGTTGAGGCCGAAAGCAACCTCCCGAATGGACGGGTTATGGTCGAAAGGGTATACATGGGACGTGCGACCAGACGGGCTATTCCCTCAGGATTGAACTGGCCAAGACGTTTGGGAACAAGTTCCCCAACCACAATAGTGACATAGGTAATCGAAAGAACAACAACAACCGTTGCAATAACATGGCTTATTTCCGCATCCATGCCCAATGACTGCATCCTGATGGCCAACGGACCGGCAAGAGCACCCTCCCCCACGATACCGTTCAGGATACCAATAGAGGTGATACCGATCTGTATCGTCGAAAGAAATCTGGTCGGATCCTGACCAAGCTTCATGGCAACAGCAGCGGATTTGTCACCATCCTCGGCAAGTTTCGACAGGCGGGACCTTTTTGCCGTTATCAGGGCAATTTCCGACATCGCAAAAAGACCGTTACAAATAATCAGAAAAAAAAGAAAAAGTATTTCCATACATACGGGGTTGAACCTTTCGGGAATCCAGTGACCAACACCTGAAAACCGCAGCAGCATGCTCCGGCAGAATCCCTGAAGGCTCTGTTCTTAAGCCTCTTATAACATTTCTATGCTATCAACTACACTTTTATTCAGCAATTTCCAAACCAATGGCTTCACGACACCCCCAAAGGTAAGCAATATAGCCATGCAACCGTTAACAGGAAATGAGTGGAAAAGATTTCACATCAGCTCTATGGCGCTCTGCGAACCATGCTCTTGATGCATAGACTCTCTTCTTTGACAAAGAAAAGCCGGGATTTTCCCGGCTTTTTTTGAACGGTATCACTGACAAGAATTACCAACCGGAAACCCCGTTATTGTGAAGCCATTGTTGGGCTCCCAAACTACCAAGTTTGGCCGCTGCCGACAGATCCGCTATGACACCTTGCTTGTCTCCAAGATCAAGTTTGACTGCCGCCCGGTTGATGTAGGCCGGAAGAAATGCCGGATCAATCTCAATAGCCCTGGAGTAATCGGCAATGGCTCCCTGCTTGTCACCCATTTCAGCTTTGGTGCTCCCCCTGTTATTGCAAGCATCAGCATATTTCGGGTTAAGTTCCATGGCCATGGTATAGTCCGCCAGGGCGCCTGGCTTGTCGCCCATGCTGAATTTTACCGCCGCCCGGCTGTTATAGGCCTCCGCAAGTTTCGGATCGAGTTCAATGGCTTTTGTGTAGTCTGCCATGGCTCCCTGATTATCCCCCTTCCCGAATTTTGCTTCGGCGCTTGAAAAATAGCTTTTGGCGTCATCTGCCGGGCTGGCGCTGGCCACATGAGTTCCGGACAGTAACGCGATAACTGCTATGAAAAAAAATCGTTTCCTGTTTTTCATTGCTCACCTCGATTATCATGATTGAATAAAGTCCGACTCTTATCCTCAGGATGTCACAGAATGCAGAGCACTCCTTTTCAGGGCATCTTAAGCAATGAAAAGGAGTGATTGCAGCTCCATGCGGATCAGAAAGTCTGTGTTAAACCCACATTGAACGAACGACCCTGACCTGCCAGCGGCTCGAAATCTGCCGCCCTTTTCGTGGTTGGTGGCAGTTTGCTGTCCAGAAAGTTGTCGTAGTTGATTCCTCCAAGGGGAAGATAATAGAACTTGTCGAACAGGTTCGTAACGCCCAGATCGATCTGCAGGTTGTTCCATTTGTATGACGTACGCAGATTGACCAGCGCAAAGCCTGCCGTTTCCGGTTCAAAACGAAGGGGATCGGTCTCGGACTTTCTGCCAACAAGTTGCAACTCGACGGCATTGCTCCATCCTTTAACATTTTGTTCCAGCGTAAGATGCCCGTTCAGCGGCATCATGTGATAGAGACTGCTACCGGTATTGGGATCGGTTCCATGCACATATCCAAGACTTCCCCGAAGTTGTCCGGAACCAAGAGCGCTATTCTCCCACAAAGCAAGTTTACCGGAAATATCCAGACCGTAGATCCTTGCATCCTGATTGACAAACTTGAGTATTTTGCGGGTTTCACTTCCGCCTGGCCATGTCCAGGTCTGTGTATTATACACTTGCACGCCAATGTAATCATTGACATAGGTATAGTAGGGCGTTACCCTCAACTCCCAGCTCTTCCGCTCGCTGTCATGCCAGTCTGCCGAAATGCTCAGGGTATGGGCGACTTCCGGACTGAGATCCAAATTACCCACATAACCATTGCCATCACCAAACCAGTTCACCATCCCGCTTGCCATCCACATCGTTGACCATGCATAGCGCTCGTAGAGATTAGGAGAACGGGTCTTGCGGGCATAGCCAACTTCAACGGTACCCGTCGGAGTAATTTCATACCTGGCCAGTGCGGTCACATCCCAATTACTGTCGCTCCGGGCATGATCCTCGGCATTGAATGCCTCTGAGTCGCGTTTATAATTGGTCACAATCATACCCGCCATGTTCTGAGCATTATATCCCTGCACATCACCGGCATCCATCCTTACCTGTTCATTGCGAACACCGAAAATGGTCGTCACTTTACTATTCCACTTCGACTCCCATTCGGCAAAGAAAGCGTATCTGTCGCGAGAACCGTCATTGATGTTCAGGAAGGTATCCGGACCCATCGTGCCGAGGGTCGTAGAGATAGGAGGCCACCAGTCGTTAAGACTAAAACGATGGAATTCGTTGCCAAGCCGAAGGATATTCTTTTCTGCAAAGGGAATATCCGTCTTTAATGAATAGCCTGTGTCTATACCGCGAGTGGCCATAGGCATATCAGGCATCGTTACTGGTATCCTCAGATTAATTGGCAGTTTATCTTCACCTGAATTCATCCTGTGCCAGGTATTCTGCCAGTAAGCTGTAGCATCGAGCTTCCCCCATGCAAAGTCGCTCTTGTAGTGAAGATTGATAAATGAGGCGTTGTTCTCAAGCATGTCCATCCACTGATTCACAAATCCCTGATCAGGAATAAATTGATGCCCTGCCTTCAGGGTCAACAGGCTACTGTCACCCCTGAGCGCCAAAGTTGCCCCAAGATTACGCGATTCGTAATAAGTAGATGTCACCGTATTACCATGACCATCCTTGTAGTTGCTGGCATGATCAATAGCGCCTGTTACGCCAAAGCTGAGATTGCTGTTTGCAACCGTACCCGAGAACGCTCCACCAATCGCGCGATTATTGCTTCGGTAATAGCTGGAAACCGAACCACCTGCTGTAACCTGCTCCCCGGGATTGGCAAATAACGGCTGATCCGAGTCAACATGGATTATGCCTCCGATGTTGTCGCCACCGTAACTGACTGGCGTAACACCTGCGCTGACACCGATGCCGCTTACATTGGCCGCCGCGATATAGGATAACGGCGGGTTCATGTGGTTGGCACAGGCAGAGGTCAGACACATGCAATCGACATAGATCAGTACCCGATCGTCCGCCTGTCCGCGAACCACCGGCAGACTTGAAACGCCGCCACCTGTCGCAAAGGCAACACCCGGCTCACCGCTGAGCAATTCGGCGGTATCACTGCTTTTCAGCCGTTTAGAACTTAGTGATTGAACTTTTTTTTCTGCTGGTGCGGTAACAACCGTTTCCGGGCCTGACGCTTCCATTGAAAACGCCGGTAGCGGAACCGCCGCCATCAGCAGCATAAACAGAAGCTGCGGTGCTATAAACTTTTTTGATGACTTCGTCATATCGATAAGGAAATAAAATTGAAAGATACTCTCATAAAAAAAGCCCTGCCGATTGACATGGCTCTATCAATCAGGGAATTTGCGGAATAATGCCCATACTCGGGAAGCAACAAAGAGGCCACAGCATCTCCATTATCAAAAACAGAGGCTTATGACGCAAACGTAATACGAAATAGTCTTGACAACGAAATTACGCTTTGGGTGGATGGTCGATCTGGAATTTAACACCCTCAGGCAACAGAAGGGGCTGAGAGGAAGCAAACCTGTTGCCCGGTGCAACACTCAAAGGAGAGCGCTGACGATCATGCAACATGCCGGGCATGGCATTAAGCAGCTCTTCGAGGGCCTTGGTTGAGGCCTGCTTTTCGGATGGAGCTGAATGGGAATCGTGCGTTGTATTGGTTTGCTTCAGAAGAAAGCAGTGACCGCTGCACTCTCTCATCTTCCTTTCACAAAGAGTTTCAAAGATCGTTTTTTGATTGAGGTAAAAGAGCCCGTAACAGAGCAGAACGCTGTTTATCTGCATAAGCATTCCGACAAACATCAGAACTGCAATGGATCGGATAAGTGCACTCATAACTGAATCTTCTTTTTGGAAAGAAAACACGCGGAATACAATACAATCCTTTAACAATGGCAAACAAACGACACCGCTGACAAAGGGAGGTGCCGCTGACGGAAAGCCCGCGCCAAGAGGCGATTGAAAAAAAGCTCAACAAAAAAGAGGCCCGCAACAAAAAGCGCGAGCCCGTCATTTTGTTCCCGATTTACGAGTAAATCCGTCAAGGATACACAGAGCGACCTGCATCCTGAAGCCCCTGCTTACAGATAAAATGCTTTCACTTTGGCGACCAACTGATTTTCGGTCAAACGTCCGCAAGCTTCAACGACGGTTACTTTTTTGTGAAGTTCACTGACCTTTTCGATTGCTTTGGCAAACTCAATCTTCGACTCACCCGGTCCAAAAATGGCAATGGTTGACGAATCTGCAAGCAATTCCATCACCTTCAGATAAAAAGCCTGGTACTGATGTTTTCGACGTTCTTCGGCCGTGTGCTCATTAAAGACTGACTGCGCAACCACAGTCCCCCCCGCCTTCCATCCACCGGCAGGCTTGAGATTGCTTTCGGCACCAGACTCGACATACTGAACAACAAACTGATCGCCTTTAATCGAAACAAGAATGGCCTGCTTGTGGTCAATCCAGATCCCTGTGTTTTTTTTCATGGCTGCTGAGCTCCTTCTGTGATAATGTTTCTGCAACGACGACAGAGAGACTATCGCCCTGCATGGGAAACGGAACAGGTGAGGGTCAAACTCCGATCATTCAAACTCATCAGCCCGACCCGAGCGTAAACAACACACGCCAACTGCAAAAAGAACATCCGTTGATCTTCCTTCAACAATTGAGATCAAGAAACAATTCCTCTATCTCGCTATGTATGCACACATTATTACAGGTGACCATAAACAGATTGACAAGCAATACGGGGCACACTGACTATCCTGAATCAGAGATGGCAAAACGACGGGCATAAGAGCAATGCACGACGGGCAGGCAAGAGTGAGGGTTGCACTCCTCTATGAAGAGCAGTAACAAGGAGCCATCTCGCCTATAGTGACTCCTTGACCATCTTTTCCTTTTCGGCAAAGAGTTTCGCCACAAGAAATCCCCGGTTCATGCGGGCAATATTGATAACAGAAATGCCCTTGGGACATTCCGCCTCACAGGCATAGGTGTTGCTGCAACTACCGAAACCAAGCGCATCCATGGCAGCAACCATCTTCTGCACCCTTTTGGCAGCCTCAACCTTTCCCTGGGGAAGAAGTGCAAGGTGCGATACTTTTGCGCCAATAAACAACATGGCTGCAGCATTGGAACAGGCGGCTACACAGGCTCCGCAGCCGATACAGGTTGCGGCATCAAAAGCGGCATCCGACTTCTCCTTTGGAACAGGAATGGTATTGGCATCGGGCACCCCGCCGGTATTGACCGATACATAGCCTCCAGCCTGTATGATTTTATCAAAGGCACTGCGGTCAACAATAAGGTCGCGGATGACGGGAAAGGCCTTTGCTCTCCATGGCTCAATATTGATGGTAGCTCCATCGGTAAACGAGCGCATATGGAGCTGACAGGTTGTAACTCCTTTGACAGGTCCATGAGGACGTCCGTTGATATAAAGACTGCAGGTGCCACAAATACCCTCCCTGCAATCATGATCAAAAGCAACAGGATCGCCTCCAGTCATGATGAGTTTTTGATTCAGGGTATCAAGCATTTCAAAAAAAGAGCTGTCAGGCGAGATCCCGGAAACATCATAGGAAACCATCTCTCCTGTAGCCGTAGCGTTTTTCTGTCGCCAGATTTTCAGCGTAAAGTTCATAATAACCGGTTATTTATAGCTCCGCTGGGAGAGCTTGATCTCGTTGAATTGAAGTGCCTCACGGTGCAGTTCTGCTGAGGCATCACGACCCTTGTATTCCCACGCACCGACAAAGGCGAACTTCTCATCATTGCGCAATGCTTCGCCCTCACTGGTTTGATACTCCTCCCTGAAATGTCCCCCGCACGACTCTTTGCGCTGCTGGGCATCTCGCACCATAAGCTGGCCAAGTTCGATAAAATCAGCTACCCGACACGCCTTCTCCATTTCAGGATTATATTCGTCCAGTCCTCCGGGAATCCGCACTCCGCGTGCAAATTCGTGACGCAGTTCGGTAATCTGATAAAGGGCTTCGGTAAGGCCTGCATCATTTCGTGCCATACCGCAATACTCCCACATGATTTTTCCAAGACGACGATGGAAATGATCGACCGACTCTTTGCCTGAACTGTTTTTGATCCGCTTCAGGCGATCACTGACGGCATCGGCAGCAAGCTTGAATTCAGAAGAGTCTGTATCGAAGCGTGGCGTATGAATTTCAGCAGCAAGATAGTTCCCGATCGTATAGGGCAGTACGAAATAACCATCAGCAAGCCCCTGCATAAGCGCTGAAGCGCCGAGGCGGTTTGCTCCATGATCAGAAAAATTGCATTCACCAATAGCATAAAGACCTGGAATGGTCGTCATCAATTCATAATCAACCCAGAGACCTCCCATGGTATAGTGCACTGCCGGATAGATCATCATCGGCATTTCATAGGGGCTCTCCGCAACAATCTGCTCGTACATCTGAAAGAGGTTGCCATAAAGCGAGTCAATCGCATCATGGCCCTTGCGTTTGATCGCATCGGCAAAGTCAAGAAAAACGGCCATCCCCGTAGTACCAACGCCAAAACCGGCATCGCAACGCTCCTTGGCAGCCCGTGAAGCCACATCCCTCGGCACGAGATTGCCGAAAGCGGGATAGCGACGCTCCAGATAGTAATCGCGATCGGCTTCTGGAATATCAGAGGCCTTGATCTCTTTGTTCCTGAGCCTTTCAACATCCTTTATCTTGGCGGGAACCCATATCCTGCCATCGTTGCGCAAGCTCTCGCTCATCAACGTCAGCTTGGACTGCGCATCACCATGCACCGGAATACAGGTCGGGTGAATCTGGGTAAAGGCCGGATTGGCAAACATTGCCCCTTTTTTGTACGCGCTCCATGCAGGAGTCACATTGGAACCCATGGCATTGGTCGAAAGGAAAAAAACGTTCCCGTACCCACCACTTGCCAACACAACAGCGTGAGCTGCATGGCGTTCGATCTTGCCGGTAACCAGGTTTCGGGCAATGACCCCTCGAGCCTTTCCATCCACAAGTACCGTATCAAGAACATCACGACGATTGAAAAGCGTAACATTGCCAGCGGCAATCTGACGACTCAGGGCGCCGTAAGCGCCAATTAAAAGCTGCTGGCCAGTCTGGCCCCTTGCATAGAACGTTCTCGATACCTGTGCACCACCGAATGAACGGTTGGTCAGCAAGCCGCCATACTCTCTGGCAAATGGCACTCCCTGAGCCACACAGAGATCAATGATCTGATTACTGACTTCAGCCAGACGATAGACATTTGCTTCACGAGCCCGATAATCGCCACCTTTGATGGTGTCGTAAAAGAGTCGATAGGCGCTGTCGCCATCGTTTGGATAGTTTTTAGCGGCATTGATTCCACCCTGTGCAGCGATACTGTGTGCACGACGCGGCGTATCCTGATAGCAGAACACCTTGACATTGTAACCAAGCTGCCCAAGCGATGCAGCAGCCGAGGCTCCGGCAAGACCGGTACCGACGACAATGATATCAAGTTTGCGTTTGTTGTTGGGGTTTACCAGCTTGCAGCCCGATTTGTAGGCGGTCCATTTTTCAGCCACCGGCCCTTCAGGGATTCTGGCGTTGAGGCGTGTCATTGAAGAGTGTTGTGAGTGTTGTTTTCGGTAAAAAACACAGTCGTTATCGATTATTAACTTATTTCAAAAAATAGAGATAAATCGGCACTGCGCTGAACCCTGCGGCAATAAGAACCGAGTAGACTGAACCAATAATCTTTACGGCGCCCATATACTTGCTGTGGTTCAGGCCAAGGGTCTGAAAAGCAGACTGAATGGCATGATTGAGATGAATACCGAGAAAGATAAAGGAGATGATATAGAAGAGTGAATACCAGGAAGATGAAAACAAAAGAAGGGAACGATGATAGAAGTCGTGGATTGCTATTCCGGGAGGTGGCGATACAAGCCCAATCTTGATAAAGTAAAAATCAATAAAATGGAGACAAAGGAAGATAAAAACAATGATACCGGTGTGAAACATATACTTCGAAAAGAAGGAGGTTTCAGAACTGTTGCCGCAAACGTAGGCTTTTGGCCGTGCTGCACGATTCTGAACGGATACCACCAGACCGAAAAGGATATGGATAAGAAACCCGGCAAAAAGTACGATTTCGAAAACTTTGATCAGGGAATTGGTTCCCATGAAGGTTGCTGCCTCAGTGAACATAAGACCCCCGTCATCATTCAGAAGCATAAGATTAATGCCGAGATGCACACACAAAAATGTAACCAGAAAAAGCCCGGCAAGAGCCATGAGTACTTTTTTGGTAATAGACGAAAACATGAGCATGA
The DNA window shown above is from Pelodictyon phaeoclathratiforme BU-1 and carries:
- a CDS encoding FeoA family protein — its product is MRLSELKVGDKAEVTALKAEHVIRRRIMDMGLIKGTRFKVLRVAPLGDPIEIFFKGLYFAMRKTEADGVMVCKVGEVGDALPMSGSKT
- a CDS encoding histidine triad nucleotide-binding protein, which produces MIHQEPDCLFCRIVRGEIPASIVYRNDHVVAFRDITPITPQHVLIIPVRHIASLSDLTPEDEAAAGQILLAAGIVAEIIGIRESGYRLVFNTGKDALQSVFHIHGHLIGGNQMGWPPFPGLPEVHG
- a CDS encoding hemolysin family protein, giving the protein MEILFLFFLIICNGLFAMSEIALITAKRSRLSKLAEDGDKSAAVAMKLGQDPTRFLSTIQIGITSIGILNGIVGEGALAGPLAIRMQSLGMDAEISHVIATVVVVLSITYVTIVVGELVPKRLGQFNPEGIARLVARPMYTLSTITRPFGRLLSASTDAILRLTGNYPQATPSVTEEEIHAMLEEGSEAGVIEQHEHEMVRNVFRLDDRQLGSLMVPRADIVSLDVSRPLEENINRVTESEHSRFPVCNGGLQSLLGVVNAKQLLSKTLKGGLTEFTSQLQPCVYVPETLTGMELLDHFRTSGSQMVFVVDEYGEIQGLVTLQDMLEAVTGEFVPRNLEDSWAVERQDGSWLLDGLIPVPELKDTLELKCVPEEDKGLYHTLSGLMMWLLGRMPRTGDIMVWENWTLEIVDLDGQRIDKVLASRLKEERAPEDGHPPDSHPVS
- a CDS encoding tetratricopeptide repeat protein, whose amino-acid sequence is MKNRKRFFFIAVIALLSGTHVASASPADDAKSYFSSAEAKFGKGDNQGAMADYTKAIELDPKLAEAYNSRAAVKFSMGDKPGALADYTMAMELNPKYADACNNRGSTKAEMGDKQGAIADYSRAIEIDPAFLPAYINRAAVKLDLGDKQGVIADLSAAAKLGSLGAQQWLHNNGVSGW
- a CDS encoding TonB-dependent receptor, producing the protein MTKSSKKFIAPQLLFMLLMAAVPLPAFSMEASGPETVVTAPAEKKVQSLSSKRLKSSDTAELLSGEPGVAFATGGGVSSLPVVRGQADDRVLIYVDCMCLTSACANHMNPPLSYIAAANVSGIGVSAGVTPVSYGGDNIGGIIHVDSDQPLFANPGEQVTAGGSVSSYYRSNNRAIGGAFSGTVANSNLSFGVTGAIDHASNYKDGHGNTVTSTYYESRNLGATLALRGDSSLLTLKAGHQFIPDQGFVNQWMDMLENNASFINLHYKSDFAWGKLDATAYWQNTWHRMNSGEDKLPINLRIPVTMPDMPMATRGIDTGYSLKTDIPFAEKNILRLGNEFHRFSLNDWWPPISTTLGTMGPDTFLNINDGSRDRYAFFAEWESKWNSKVTTIFGVRNEQVRMDAGDVQGYNAQNMAGMIVTNYKRDSEAFNAEDHARSDSNWDVTALARYEITPTGTVEVGYARKTRSPNLYERYAWSTMWMASGMVNWFGDGNGYVGNLDLSPEVAHTLSISADWHDSERKSWELRVTPYYTYVNDYIGVQVYNTQTWTWPGGSETRKILKFVNQDARIYGLDISGKLALWENSALGSGQLRGSLGYVHGTDPNTGSSLYHMMPLNGHLTLEQNVKGWSNAVELQLVGRKSETDPLRFEPETAGFALVNLRTSYKWNNLQIDLGVTNLFDKFYYLPLGGINYDNFLDSKLPPTTKRAADFEPLAGQGRSFNVGLTQTF
- a CDS encoding succinate dehydrogenase/fumarate reductase iron-sulfur subunit: MNFTLKIWRQKNATATGEMVSYDVSGISPDSSFFEMLDTLNQKLIMTGGDPVAFDHDCREGICGTCSLYINGRPHGPVKGVTTCQLHMRSFTDGATINIEPWRAKAFPVIRDLIVDRSAFDKIIQAGGYVSVNTGGVPDANTIPVPKEKSDAAFDAATCIGCGACVAACSNAAAMLFIGAKVSHLALLPQGKVEAAKRVQKMVAAMDALGFGSCSNTYACEAECPKGISVINIARMNRGFLVAKLFAEKEKMVKESL
- a CDS encoding fumarate reductase/succinate dehydrogenase flavoprotein subunit, whose protein sequence is MTRLNARIPEGPVAEKWTAYKSGCKLVNPNNKRKLDIIVVGTGLAGASAAASLGQLGYNVKVFCYQDTPRRAHSIAAQGGINAAKNYPNDGDSAYRLFYDTIKGGDYRAREANVYRLAEVSNQIIDLCVAQGVPFAREYGGLLTNRSFGGAQVSRTFYARGQTGQQLLIGAYGALSRQIAAGNVTLFNRRDVLDTVLVDGKARGVIARNLVTGKIERHAAHAVVLASGGYGNVFFLSTNAMGSNVTPAWSAYKKGAMFANPAFTQIHPTCIPVHGDAQSKLTLMSESLRNDGRIWVPAKIKDVERLRNKEIKASDIPEADRDYYLERRYPAFGNLVPRDVASRAAKERCDAGFGVGTTGMAVFLDFADAIKRKGHDAIDSLYGNLFQMYEQIVAESPYEMPMMIYPAVHYTMGGLWVDYELMTTIPGLYAIGECNFSDHGANRLGASALMQGLADGYFVLPYTIGNYLAAEIHTPRFDTDSSEFKLAADAVSDRLKRIKNSSGKESVDHFHRRLGKIMWEYCGMARNDAGLTEALYQITELRHEFARGVRIPGGLDEYNPEMEKACRVADFIELGQLMVRDAQQRKESCGGHFREEYQTSEGEALRNDEKFAFVGAWEYKGRDASAELHREALQFNEIKLSQRSYK
- a CDS encoding succinate dehydrogenase cytochrome b subunit produces the protein MNVMLMFSSITKKVLMALAGLFLVTFLCVHLGINLMLLNDDGGLMFTEAATFMGTNSLIKVFEIVLFAGFLIHILFGLVVSVQNRAARPKAYVCGNSSETSFFSKYMFHTGIIVFIFLCLHFIDFYFIKIGLVSPPPGIAIHDFYHRSLLLFSSSWYSLFYIISFIFLGIHLNHAIQSAFQTLGLNHSKYMGAVKIIGSVYSVLIAAGFSAVPIYLYFLK